The nucleotide sequence CCGCACTGCAACAGGCGGCTGAGCAGAGCTACAGCAAACAAATCTTGGGAGATGATACGGCTGCCGAGGATCTTAACATCTCACTGGCCATGGAGGAGAGGTCCCAGTGATTGAGACGCACACTCACCTACTTGTAGACTTGCTTAAGGGTTAGATCATAAGAACTGAAAGTATTATGTACATAACACAATCGTACTTAACGCTAACGAATTACCTATTGCCTTGTACTTACGGAATACTTGTAAGCTTGTTTATCGCCACGAATTTATGTAGTGTACCGAGTACTCTATGTGTATCACCTATGTTTTGTACGTCATGTGTTCAATTGCAATTCGTAAACGCTGTGCACAAATCAGAGCAAGTTCAATCAAACGAAGACAAATAGTTTATTTAGgtacttttttaaaatatgtagCTAATGTAGGATTACAACATCGTACTTATAGATACGTACAATCTCAATAAAGTGCCTGAGAATTATTACTAAAGAGTGAAGTggttttaatttcattttggcGGTTGCCGCCTTTGATCTTCAACAAGCTATAATCGGTACATTAACCCTTTTATGGTCATGATTGTATGATACATATAACATTTACTTTACAAtctataaacaattttttaaaataagatTATAATAAGTTTAATATATCAAACCATACCAGTTCATTTTTTATAATGATACGAGAACTTGGAGTAAATACTAATGTCTTGCCCGTGCCTGTCAAGATCCGTGTGAATCGTGTGTGGGTCGATAAGGATGAACCTTTTGCAGCTCCAATTAAAATTGTCAATTGCTGAAAAGTGTAATCAAAGTAAGTCAACACGGTAGCTGTGATTACGATAAGATACTGGAGAGGTGTCCAACGTGGCCCGCTGCCCCCCACTTCACTGCCCACCGGGATGTCCCGTCCGCGTGCCCGAAACTCTCGTAAACAATGGCGAAACAGTAAAACCCACTTAGCCAAAAAATCGTGGCCCGGAGTTGTTGCAGCGTCTGCTGCTGTTTTTGCTCCGATGTCGGCTGATGGCTGATGGGTGATGGCTGGTGTCACTGGGCATTAAGATAAAACTACGCTGCCGCTGGCCGATAGGGCGGATCATTGATTTATAGCGATGATTCCCGAGCACGGCGTAGTGGCTAGTGGTTAGTTCAAATTAAAGAGCTCCGGACGGGCAGCAGTCAGTGACGAGTGGAGCGGCGCAAGAACCACACGCGAGTGCCTTGAGTCGTGTCAAGGATctaacatacatatatgtgaTATTTATTCGCGAGATCGCCATACTATACTATATGCCTTCAGTGGTCAAGTgtatatatacaaataatgAGTGCGGTTCATGAGGAGCGAAAGCCAAATCCGGTGACAAAGGCCAACTTCCTTTCCAAATGGTTCTTTATGTGAGTGAGAAACGTGTGCCATTcctgcgtatacgtaatattgAAATCGTACTACGTCATGTTTCTAAAATTGCGGTGAAAACTTCGCGAGAAGCGCTCCGTTCTATTCAAGTTAACTAATTTCGCGAGCTGACCCCTCTTGAAGTCCTGCTGATAAGATACAGAGCTGTCCAGCTGACGGACTGCCCACCCTGAGATTTATGGCCACGGCACCTTGGCCGTCATTCGGAATTTACGGCGCGAGTGGATCCGTTTGATTCCTTTGAAAAGCGATAAAAGAATCCGCGATAGCCCGGCGACACCTGTCATGACCGTCAATAATTCGACCACCTGCACTGTGCTCCCTTTATCCTTTCAGCTGGACGCGGGAGATTGTCGTTAAGGGTCTGCGCCGGTGTCTCGATCCCTCGGATCTGTATGCCCCCGAGCCCAGCTTGGAGAGTACCCAGGTCTCCGCCTTCCTGCTCGGCCACTGGGAGCAGGAGCTCAAGCGACCCAAGCCCAACGTCCTGCGCATGATATTCAAGGCCTACGGATGGAGCTTTGTTCCAGCAAGCATAGTGTACTCCATCATGGCCATTGCAGTGCAGTAAGTATTTGGAAATACGTGAAGGTAGAGATATTTAGCTTGGTACTAAAGTTACCGACGGAAAATCAAGTACTCCCCAAATCCAAGTGAAatgcttttatatttttaagttaaCCAACCCATTTTAGGAACTAATtctttatttatgtttatcCCTCAGCACAACGCAGCCCTTAATGCTGGGTGGTTTGGTCTCCTTTTTCTCGGAGAGCACGGAAAATGTCACGAAACACTCGGCTTACCTGTACGCCATGGGTGTGGTGCTCTGCTCCCTGCTCTCGGGACTCTTCTTTCACCCCTTCATGAAGTACCTGTTCCAAGTGGGTTCCCGCGTCCGTTTGGCCTGTGCGGGTCTTGTCTACCGGAAGTTCCTTCGGGTTTCAGTGGCAGCGGATAACAGTGGAGTGAGTGGATATGCCATATCTTTGATGGCTACCGATCTGCCCACCTTCAACGAATCCTTCTACTGCTTCCACGAACTGTGGCGAGGACCCCTGGAGGGCGTGGTCTTCGTCTATATCATATACCAACTGATTGGATGGCCGGCAGTGGTGGGATTGGGAACCATTATAGCCTTCATCCCACTCCAAGCTTGGGCCGCTCGAGCTATAGCCCGGTATAAACGCAGTTCGGCGGATGTGGGCGATGAGAGAGTGAAGCTGATGAACGAGATCATTGCAGCGATGCAGTTGATCAAGATGTATGCCTGGGAGAAGTCGTTTGCTAAACTAATCGGCAAAGTGAGGAAGGAGGAGATGGACTCCATAAAGGGTTCCACCTACATTTATGCTGGACTGCAGTGCACCGGCATGATCTCCAAGCTATCCCTCTTCGTTTCCCTGGTTACCTATGTATTCACCGGTGACATAGTCACCTCCCAAAAGGTCTTCATAGTGGCCAGCTACTATGATCATCTTAATGATTCCCTGCTGCACTCCTGGCCCCTGGCCATCAACATGTGGGTTGAGACCTTTGTGGTGGCCAATCGAGTAAAGGACTTCCTCTTCCAGCACGAGAATCCCGCTGATGGTGGAGTGCACAACTTCAAGGAGGCGGAGGATAACCCGGAGCATGGTAACTTCCAGGGACGTACTCACAAACCCAAAGCTGAAGCCAAGAGTATTACGGTACACGAACTCACGGCCAGTTGGGATAAGGCGGATCAGGAGAAACGCCATCGCCACATAGAGGATGTGAGTTTCCAGGCCACGGATCAGCAATTCGTGGGAATCGTGGGTACAGTGGGTGCTGGAAAGAGCACTCTACTCCAAGTGATCCTGGGGGAACTGGATATTATCAGTGGCAGTGTGGATCTGAATGGTGTCCTCAGCTATGCCCCTCAGGAACCCTGGTTACTTCGAGGAAGCCTGCGGGAGAACATCCTCTTTACGGAAGCCTACGATGAGCAGCGTTATTTGGAGGTCCTGCGAGTCTGTCACCTCGACAGGGATGTGGAACAGCTACCTTTGGGTGATAACACCAGAGTGGGTGAAGGTGGTGCCAGTCTGAGTGGTGGTCAGAAAGCTCGAGTTAGTCTTGCTCGGGCTGTTTACCGGAAAGCAGATATCTACCTTCTGGACGATCCCCTGTCCGCCGTCGATTCGCATATGAGTAAGACGCTCCTGGATCGCTGTCTCAATGAGTTTTTGTCCAATAAAATCCGCATCCTGGTCACTCATCGGGTTCAGTTGCTGCGACATGTGGATCATTTGGTCCTGCTCGAAGGTGGACGGATCTCTGTTCAGGGGCATTACGATGCCCTAAAGAAGCTCATAAGATTCCGGATGTCGGTGGCCAATGATGTCGAGGTGGCCAAGTTGCGGGCCATGCGAACGGACAGTGTTTACGAGGAGCCGGAACCAAGGAAATCGTTGTCCCCAGAGGAGCACCTCGATCGGCATGAGATCGAAAAGCAGTTCAAGGAGCAGCAGCATAGGGGATCCGTCAAACTGTCCACCTACAGGGAGTACTTTAAAGTCCTGGGTCATCCTTTGGTCGTGGTGCTGATCATGCTGATGTTTATTGTGGCCCGAACCTCCGAGGCCACTATGGATATCTTTCTTTCCAAGTGGTGAGTTATATCAGTAATAAAGATTACCCCTTTCGGGTGGTCTAAGCAAAAATCACAAACCACTTCAGTTATTTAAGGCTTAAGTGACTAACCTCGAAACAATATGAGTCAGTCTGATTTTTAGATTGCAACATGCTTAATAACGCAACACGTTGATAATAACATGTTCCAGTTGTTGATTGCCATAAATATTGCCCGCATTTCCGGACAGATGGAGCACATTTCACTATCTCGATGCCACATGATATATGGTTATACCAGTATCAGAAGGTTAAAATAGAAAGTCATGGTTTTGCAAACGCCTAAACTGATTTCGTTTTCAAGTGGAATTTTTTAAGGAATACCCTAGATTATTTGTTGATAAAAAATAAGCATTTAACACTTCTTAAGTTTATAATGGTTTCTATTCCAATTCTATATTTTTACAGGGCAACTTGGGAGGAAACGGAACCCAATCTGCATGAACCGATTCCGGAGTATCATAGAACTCGTTTTCACATGATGATCCTCTACACATTCCTGATCCTCTGCACTCTGACCTTCTATGTGATCCGCACCTTTGGCTTCTTTGCGATGACCCTGCGGATTTCGCTGCGCATTCATGACCAACTCTTCCAAGGGGTCATCCGCGCCTTCATGTATTTCTTCACGCTGGCCACCTCGGGAAGGATTTTGAACCGATTCTCCAGCGACATCCTGGCCATCGATGTGAATCTGCCGCAGGCTCTCATGGACTCCATTGAGTTTGCTGTGAATGCCTTTGCTGTGCTTGCTGTGGTCAGCACGGCCAACACTTGGCTTCTCATCCCGGCATTCATAGTGGTATCCCTGCTGTACGGATGTCGATGTCTCTATATAGGAGCTAGCCGAAGTCTCAAGCGGATAGAGACCATATGTGAGTGGCTCGTACATATGTTGAACTCCTAACCACTAACTCAATCCCTTCCAGCTCGCAGTCCCATCTACTCGCACACGAATACCACCTTCAAGGGCCTGGCCACCATCCGTGCTATGAATGGCACCAAGTATATGGAGCGGGATTTCCATTACTACCAGAACGAGAACACCTCTGCTTTGTATCTCCATGTCAGCATCAACAGGGCCTTTGCCTTCTGGACGGATCTCATCTGTGTGCTCTACATCCTGGCGGTGACCTTTAGCTTCCTGCTCTTCGACAAGCACAGAGGATACTACAGTGGTGATGTTGGTCTGGCTATCACCCAGTCCATGAAACTGGTGCTGATGTGCCAGGCGGGAATGCGGCAAACGGTGGAGTTGGAGAACATGATGACCAGTGTGGAGCGGGTGATGGAGTATGTGAACATACCTTCGGAACCTGCCTACGAAACCGACGAGTCGGTTAATCTGCCCAAGCAGTGGCCCAGTGGTGGGCAGCTGGATTTCCGGGATCTCCGGATGCGCTACAGCGCTCATGGTCCCTATATCCTGAAGGGTCTCAACTTCACCATACGTGGAGAGGAGAAGATCGGCATTGTGGGTCACACGGCGGCTGGGAAATCCTCCATTGTGCAGGCCCTCTTCCGGTTGGCCAACATCGATGGACATATTTGTATCGATGGTTATGACACAGCCGAATTGGGGCTACACGATCTAAGGCGGCGAATCTCGATCATACCGCAAGATCCTGTACTTTTCTCAGGAACTCTCCGCTTTAACCTCGATCCTTTCGAGGAGAAGACGGACGAGGAACTCTGGCTGGCCCTGGAGGCTGTCAAGCTGAAGGAGTTCGTATCGAATCTAAAGGAGGGCATCAACTGCCCGCTCCACGACTGCGGGGCCAACTTCAGCATGGGCCAGAGGCAGCTGGTCTGCCTGGCCAGAGCCCTCCTGCGCCAGAACAAAATACTCATCATGGACGAGGCCACGGCCAACGTGGATCCCGAGTAAGTAAATCGAAAAGTGTAATGTCTACAATTCCCAATCAATTTTAAATAGACCAATAAGTAATATGGGGAAATAATATTCCAGATGGTATTTAAATTGCAATACATAGTACATTTATATACAACAACAAAGCACTATTTAATACCGGGTCATTCTAGAGCAGAAAATCAACTGACTGACAAAAAAAGTTAAGGGAGAACGCAGAAATGTGATTGATTGAGTAACTCCCAAGGTTATAATTTgtcaatgaaaacaaaaatttttgcTTTGCAAAACGGcgtagaaaaaatatatattgtttACCATCTTGACAGCTAAAAGCCTTCTTCTGATTAGTTTGAGACTAAGTtccttaatattttaaaaatgtagttAAATGTTAAGAGTTGTATTTCGTTAGGTATGTATTCCACCCAAAGATTTATGAATCTGCAACATCTTTCCCAAGTACTTACTTATCATTATGTTCTGTTCATCTAATAATCCAAttagaatttaatttaaaatggaAACTAACTAATGGTAACTCCCTCTCCCTCCGCAGGACGGACAATCTCATCCAGGAGGCGATCCGTACCAAGTTCGCGCACTGCACCGTGCTGACCATTGCCCATCGACTGCACACCGTGATGGATAACGACCGGGTGATGGTGGTGGACATGGGCAGGGTGGTGGAGCTGGGGCATCCTCACGAGCTGCTGCACAACAGGCACGGGTATCTGCATCGATTCGTGGAGAAGACCGGCGTGGGAACCGCCCAGCACCTGAGGCACCTGGCGGAGCAGAGCTACAGGAAACGGGTGCTGGGGAGGAAATCGGAGGATCAGGGTTCCGTGCTCGAGGTGGGGTACAAGGGGACGACCCTGTGAAAGACTGCGGGGGGAAATTAATTCGTACACCTGGGTAGAGGGCTTGCCGTTCTGTTAGGTATGGTAATATAGACTTTATTATAGTGAACTGATCTTTAAATATagttatatatgtatatatttaatatgtaCTTCATAATATACTCGTACTTAGTTGTTTCAACTCGATCGATTTCGTTTGCCTTCTTGAATTTGAAAAAAGCAATTTATCTTGTAGGTTAAGATTACATTACCATCGTCTATATTTTGCTACTCGTACTGTCTGGCTTTGATTCGCTCTCTATAACTACGATCCTTTCTAGTTTCCTTTTTGGTTTCTTTGTAGTTACAAGTCACATGAAAAATCGAAATGTTGAACTCTATAAGTTGCTTCTCTTCTAGGCTTAAAGACTTAGGTTTGTCCCTTCATTACTTTAGTTTTTTGTTCTTGTTGTATGGCTTAGATGTGCGATAATGGCATTTGATTCTAGATGTATAATATTAGCATTACAAGAGTTCGCTTCAtatataaaatttttgttttcctttgGTAGAGTGTAAATGAATTTATCGCATTCGGTTTGGTAGCAGTTTTTTCACGAAACTTTAATACAAGTTCATATAATAGTTGTATGTAGTTGTTGTGTATAATGTAAatattaaagtaaataaagcATATTCATGTATGTATATAattggttttaaaatattctctTCTTATGCTCATCATTGGTTTAGCTTATTTAAAATTCGCTTAAAGTCTGCCTTCAACAATATTTGATGTAAATAGAAAAATCAGTGATTCATTATTTTGTATTCTCTTTTATAATTAGTTGTAATATACTCTAAATCTTTTGTGCTTAGATGTAAGTGTTTTGCTTTTGCGGTTGGTAAAAACAAAGTTAAACCTTGAAATTCTTCCCCAAATTCCAAAGCCTAAATTGTTTTCTTGAATGCCCTTTAGA is from Drosophila suzukii chromosome 3, CBGP_Dsuzu_IsoJpt1.0, whole genome shotgun sequence and encodes:
- the LOC108007233 gene encoding probable multidrug resistance-associated protein lethal(2)03659, yielding MSAVHEERKPNPVTKANFLSKWFFIWTREIVVKGLRRCLDPSDLYAPEPSLESTQVSAFLLGHWEQELKRPKPNVLRMIFKAYGWSFVPASIVYSIMAIAVHTTQPLMLGGLVSFFSESTENVTKHSAYLYAMGVVLCSLLSGLFFHPFMKYLFQVGSRVRLACAGLVYRKFLRVSVAADNSGVSGYAISLMATDLPTFNESFYCFHELWRGPLEGVVFVYIIYQLIGWPAVVGLGTIIAFIPLQAWAARAIARYKRSSADVGDERVKLMNEIIAAMQLIKMYAWEKSFAKLIGKVRKEEMDSIKGSTYIYAGLQCTGMISKLSLFVSLVTYVFTGDIVTSQKVFIVASYYDHLNDSLLHSWPLAINMWVETFVVANRVKDFLFQHENPADGGVHNFKEAEDNPEHGNFQGRTHKPKAEAKSITVHELTASWDKADQEKRHRHIEDVSFQATDQQFVGIVGTVGAGKSTLLQVILGELDIISGSVDLNGVLSYAPQEPWLLRGSLRENILFTEAYDEQRYLEVLRVCHLDRDVEQLPLGDNTRVGEGGASLSGGQKARVSLARAVYRKADIYLLDDPLSAVDSHMSKTLLDRCLNEFLSNKIRILVTHRVQLLRHVDHLVLLEGGRISVQGHYDALKKLIRFRMSVANDVEVAKLRAMRTDSVYEEPEPRKSLSPEEHLDRHEIEKQFKEQQHRGSVKLSTYREYFKVLGHPLVVVLIMLMFIVARTSEATMDIFLSKWATWEETEPNLHEPIPEYHRTRFHMMILYTFLILCTLTFYVIRTFGFFAMTLRISLRIHDQLFQGVIRAFMYFFTLATSGRILNRFSSDILAIDVNLPQALMDSIEFAVNAFAVLAVVSTANTWLLIPAFIVVSLLYGCRCLYIGASRSLKRIETISRSPIYSHTNTTFKGLATIRAMNGTKYMERDFHYYQNENTSALYLHVSINRAFAFWTDLICVLYILAVTFSFLLFDKHRGYYSGDVGLAITQSMKLVLMCQAGMRQTVELENMMTSVERVMEYVNIPSEPAYETDESVNLPKQWPSGGQLDFRDLRMRYSAHGPYILKGLNFTIRGEEKIGIVGHTAAGKSSIVQALFRLANIDGHICIDGYDTAELGLHDLRRRISIIPQDPVLFSGTLRFNLDPFEEKTDEELWLALEAVKLKEFVSNLKEGINCPLHDCGANFSMGQRQLVCLARALLRQNKILIMDEATANVDPETDNLIQEAIRTKFAHCTVLTIAHRLHTVMDNDRVMVVDMGRVVELGHPHELLHNRHGYLHRFVEKTGVGTAQHLRHLAEQSYRKRVLGRKSEDQGSVLEVGYKGTTL